The Veillonellaceae bacterium nucleotide sequence AATGTATTATTTTGTAGAATCATTACCGCTGACACATGCCAGCCATGCGCTTCGGATGGCCGGCCAAAATCAAGATCCTGCAATTTTGTCAATTGTCGTGTTACTGGCATATTTCATAGTATTTCTGACAATCGGAATTTGGCAAATGAAACGCGTAAAGGGATAGCAGCTGTACCGCAAAGTACGCTAAATAATGTTAGTAAATACTTAACGTTTCATACTCCGAATCACCGTCTTAGTTGCCTTGTCCACGCGTAAGGATTCGGTAATTTTCTGCAGTGCTTTATTGTAGGTGAAATCATCAAGGGTGTTTTTCTTCAAGTAGGCTATGGTTTTTTCCGGATATTTGATAAAGCAGACAGAAATAGCCCAGGCTACAGCCATTTTTACGTAATAACCCTCATGTTTGGCGCTGTCCAAAAGCAGCAGTACTTTGCTGATATACTCGTCTTGCATATAGAAGGTCAGCAGCATAACAACTCCAAACCGCATTTCAAATTCTTCGCGCGATTGTAGGTAGGGCTGTAAAAACTCCCAAACCTCGGACAGGTGTTTCTTAGTGATTCTTAAGTTGTTGCAAAAGGAGTCACACACCGCCCAGTTGTTAATCTTTGGTACAAAAGCGGCGACGTAGGGCAAGATCTCGGCGAGGTCGGCTTTAGCATAACCGATTACCAGACCTTTAAGCATAATCTCTTCGTAATAGTCTTCAGGTGCGGCAGCCAGATAGCCGCGCCAATCACCTTTGGCAATTTCTTTGGCGAGTTTGCGCAACTGGGGAAGCCGTACCCCAAGCACATTATCGGTG carries:
- a CDS encoding DNA alkylation repair protein, whose translation is MEKTIRERILELAEDDFRQFHSKLIPGTDNVLGVRLPQLRKLAKEIAKGDWRGYLAAAPEDYYEEIMLKGLVIGYAKADLAEILPYVAAFVPKINNWAVCDSFCNNLRITKKHLSEVWEFLQPYLQSREEFEMRFGVVMLLTFYMQDEYISKVLLLLDSAKHEGYYVKMAVAWAISVCFIKYPEKTIAYLKKNTLDDFTYNKALQKITESLRVDKATKTVIRSMKR